GTGCAGGGTGGCCGGCCCGGTCCAGCCCTTGGGAGAGCGCAGCACGATCATCGGCCAGGCGGGGCGGACCGCATCGCCGCTGGCGCGCGCCTCAGCCCGGATCTGCAGGATGCGCCCGATCGCCTGGTCCATGGCGGCGGCCATGGCCCGGTGCATGGCCATCGGCTCGTGGCCTTCGACGAAGATCGGCTCCCAGCCGTAACCCCGCATCAGGTTGGCGAGCTCCTCATGGGGGATGCGGGCCAGCAGGGTGGGGTTGGCGATCTTGTAGCCGTTGAGGTGCAGCACCGGCAGCACCGCCCCATCGTCGATCGGATTGAGGAACTTGTTGATGTGCCAGGAGGTGGCCAGGGGGCCGGTCTCCGCTTCGCCATCGCCCACGCAGGCCAGGGCGATCAGGTCGGGGTTGTCGAACACCGCCCCGCAGGCGTGGGAGAGCACATAGCCGAGTTCGCCGCCCTCGTGGATCGAACCGGGGGTTTCCGGGGTGCAGTGGCTGCCGATGTGGCCGGGGAAGGAGAACTGCTTGAAGAAGCGGCGCATCCCCTCGCTGTCCCGGCTCTTGTCCGGATACACCTCGCTGTAGCTGCCGTCGAGGTAGGTGGGCCCCAGCACGCCGGGTGCGCCATGGCCCGGTCCCGACAGGTAGATCATGTCGAGGTCGTGGCGGCGGATCACCCGGTTGGCATGGGCCCAGAGGAAGGCCTGGCCGGGAGACGATCCCCAGTGGCCCAGCAGCCGCGCCTTGACGTGCTCATGGCGCAGAGGTTCGGCCAGCAGGGGGTTGGCGCGCAGGTAGATCATGCCCACCGCCAGGTAGTTGGCGGCGCGCCACCAGGCGTCGATCAGGGACAGCTCCTGCTCCAGTTCCGGCGTCATGGCCTGGGCCTCGATGGGGGCCATCGTCGAGATGGTCATGGCCGTCACATGCAGGGGGCTGTGATCTCAACTTTCGCCTGCCTGCGTGGAAACGCAGGTGTTTCGACGACCGAGCCGGTCGGGGGTCGGGAATCCGACATGGACCGCCCTCAGGGGGGCGGAGCCAGGGGGGCGTTCCAGCACTGCACCGCCGGCAGCCCCCGGTAATCGGAGAGCACCGAGAGGGTGGCCGTGTCGAGCAGGAAATGGGCGCCGTGGCTGGGCGTCAGCCCGATCCAGCGGGCCACGAACACCCGCAGCAGGTGACCGTGGGCAACCAGGGCCACCCGGCCGCCCTCCTGCCGCAGCCGGCCGATCACCCGGTCCACCCGTTCCCCCACCTGGCCAGGGCTCTCCCCGTCCGGACAGCCGTCGCGGAACACCATCCAGCTGGGGCGCCGCGCCTGGATCTCCGCGGTCGTCAGACCTTCGTAGGCGCCGTAGTCCCACTCGACCAGATCGGGCTCGAGGCAGGCCTGGGCGGCCAGGCCCGCCAGTTCGCAGGTGCGCCGGGCCCGCTGCAGGGGGCTGCACAGCACCAGGGAGAACGGGCTGGTCGCCAGCAGCGGCGCCAGGCGGCGGGCCGCCGCCTCCCCCCGTGCGGTGAGGGGGATGTCGGTGCTGCCGGTGTGCTGGCCCGAGAGGCTCCATGTCGTCTCGCCATGGCGGATCAGGACCACCGCAACGGGGCCGGTGGTGGTGGCGGCTGGGCCGTTCTGAATCGTTGTCACGGAAGGGCTCCCGCGGGATGACGTCGTGACGCTCACTTAAGCTCGATGCCCCGGCCGGAGTGGTGATGAGGGTGGCCGCCGCTGACACCCGAACACCATTTTGAGCCTCCCCGCCACGCCTCCCTCCCCCTCCGACGGCCCCGCCCGGGCCCAGTGTCCCTACTGCGGTGTGGGCTGCGGCCTGGAGATGAAGCCCCCCGCGGCGGCCAGCGACGCCGGCGCGGCGATCTGGACGGCCCGCGGCGACCGCCACCACCCTTCCTCCCTGGGGCAGGTCTGCGTCAAGGGGGCCACCGTGGGGGAGACCCTGCACCGCAACCGCCTCACCACCCCGCTCTACCGGCCGCGCACCGACCAGCCCTTCGCGCCGATCAGCTGGGACCGGGCCTTCGACCTGATCGAGGCCCAGGTGCGCCGCACCCTGGCCGAGAAGGGCCCCGAAGGGATCGCCATGTATGGCTCAGGGCAGTTCCAGACCGAGGATTATTACGTCGCCAACAAGCTGATCAAGGGGGCGCTGGGCAGCAACAACTTCGATGCCAACTCGCGCCTGTGCATGAGTTCGGCCGTCTCCGGCTACGTGCGCAGCTTCGGCAGCGACGGCCCTCCCTGCTGCTACGACGATCTCGATCAGGCCGACCTCGTGCTGCTGATCGGCACCAACACGGCCGAGTGCCATCCGGTGCTGTTCCAGCGGCTGCTGAAGCGCAAGCGCAAGCAACAGCAGGACCTGCAGATCGTGGTGGTGGATCCCCGCGCCACCGCCACCAGCGACGCGGCCGATCTGCACCTGGCGATCCGGCCCGGCACTGACCTGGCGCTGCTCCATGGCCTCGGCCACCTGCTGCTGGAGCAGGGGGCGCTGGACCGGGCCTACGTGGCGGCGTCCACCGAGGGCTTCGAGGCGCTCGCGGAGCTCTGGGCAGGCTGGACGCCCGAGACGGTGAGCCGGTTCTGCGGCATCGAGGAGCAGCAGCTGCACCAGCTGGCCGACCGCTGGGCCGCCAGCAGCGGCGTGGTGAGTCTCTGGTCGATGGGGGTGAACCAGAGCGTGGAGGGCACCGCCACCGTGGCGGGGATCATCAACCTGCACCTGGTGAGCGGCCAGATCGGCCGGCCCGGGGCGGGGCCCTTCTCCCTCACCGGCCAGCCCAATGCGATGGGGGGCCGGGAGGCCGGCGGCCTGGCCCGGCTGCTGCCGGGCTACCGCTACGTCACCGATGCCGGGCATCGTGCTGAGATCGAGCAGCACTGGGGCCTGGAGCCGGGGAGCATCGCGCCGGCCTCGGGCCTCACCGTGTGGGAGCAGATCGAGGCGATGGAGCGGGGGGCCCTGGGGCTCTGGTGGGTGGCGGCCACCAATCCGCTGGTGAGCCTGCCCTGGCTCGA
This genomic stretch from Cyanobium gracile PCC 6307 harbors:
- a CDS encoding histidine phosphatase family protein, whose protein sequence is MTTIQNGPAATTTGPVAVVLIRHGETTWSLSGQHTGSTDIPLTARGEAAARRLAPLLATSPFSLVLCSPLQRARRTCELAGLAAQACLEPDLVEWDYGAYEGLTTAEIQARRPSWMVFRDGCPDGESPGQVGERVDRVIGRLRQEGGRVALVAHGHLLRVFVARWIGLTPSHGAHFLLDTATLSVLSDYRGLPAVQCWNAPLAPPP
- a CDS encoding nitrate reductase, whose product is MKPPAAASDAGAAIWTARGDRHHPSSLGQVCVKGATVGETLHRNRLTTPLYRPRTDQPFAPISWDRAFDLIEAQVRRTLAEKGPEGIAMYGSGQFQTEDYYVANKLIKGALGSNNFDANSRLCMSSAVSGYVRSFGSDGPPCCYDDLDQADLVLLIGTNTAECHPVLFQRLLKRKRKQQQDLQIVVVDPRATATSDAADLHLAIRPGTDLALLHGLGHLLLEQGALDRAYVAASTEGFEALAELWAGWTPETVSRFCGIEEQQLHQLADRWAASSGVVSLWSMGVNQSVEGTATVAGIINLHLVSGQIGRPGAGPFSLTGQPNAMGGREAGGLARLLPGYRYVTDAGHRAEIEQHWGLEPGSIAPASGLTVWEQIEAMERGALGLWWVAATNPLVSLPWLDRVRAAVARCPLVVLSEAYAGTETAAIAHLVLPAAQWSEKAGVMTNSERRVTLCPAFRTPPGEARPDWAIFAELGRRLGFEQQFRYGSSAEVFAEFAAITAGRVCDLSGLSHGLLQEHGPQQWPFPSGTAPGGGAPRLHTSGRFPTPSGRARLISEQPMGLGEPPDGAYPLVLTVGRYLEQWHTMTRTGQVERLLRPHTEPLLEIHPADARTHGVVDGGRAQVSSRRGAVTARVCVTDRIRQGTVFLPMHWGAAQEQACEANRLMHALGCPISQQPELKAAAVTVRPCEEAPGD